The following coding sequences lie in one Rutidosis leptorrhynchoides isolate AG116_Rl617_1_P2 chromosome 4, CSIRO_AGI_Rlap_v1, whole genome shotgun sequence genomic window:
- the LOC139841695 gene encoding uncharacterized protein codes for MGKKKKTQVSTSRVLRNRNIGVDENGKNTESESSDSSPEIESRKEEQINIVNPKIVLTEEYVTRNFDGQGHVDNVKKGDNTDNVIHTVVEESLDGSIHSDYESEFPRIPGDRGKNTEPDMGEQPEYEEKTPSPPGKSYLSAAGASNAKKKVNFRYIESEKHDGVDVVIPIESVLEASDRYKHTLYGYFLGQRLPFPVVKYYVMNTWKKFGIEKMMMNAKGFYFFKFESEQGMLDVMEGGPWMIRNSPIILNTWSPDVSLSKEDLTRAPIWVKLFDIPLAAYTEVGLSVIASKIGKPIMLDSYTTTMCVESWGRPNFARAMIEVGAELGLKDRLTVGIPNRLTNNTTIDEIRIEYEWKPPRCSCCKVFGHRDAQCPKAVPVDANTVVKINDGFIQVTNKNIGKKNGAAGIILNNAKSKFVYRPKNKNGADISKPSTTNAGRKKVTNPFEVLNSCNEEDKEIKLQTEKDQDQMEVEPGNDEMAKFMASKKYSEGASTPGLDGFNGFVVRYSRDGTGLQIAASVIELMILAVSDQAIHCQVRSIEDDQNFFISFIYAANQYAQRRPLWRELEMHNRFINGNPWIMMGDFNVSLTLEDSSMGSSKITIAMREFQECVDKVHMVDVNHSGFHYTWNQRPNAEVGLLKKIDRVMANDSFIDKFTDAYVLFQAYRTSDHCPAILKFAQNHKNKPKPFKFSNYITEHKKFKETVTEGWKVDFQGHMMFRITKRLRLLKKEVRKLMWSKGNLHENVINLRKDLDEVQAKLDKNPESREVRKQESITLRKYNDAIYEEECFLKQKSKIEWLRVGDSNSRYFHNVVKGRNHRGKIHAIQNPEGTIVEGREVCTIITHHFKKFLGSRMTGSPIVNPSTLFTKRIGTDTAAKMVTEVTTEEIRRAIFDINDSKSPGPDGYSAAFFKQAWDIIGDDVVQAVKDFFHNGRLLKEINHTIISLIPKVQTPTKVTEFRPISCCNVLYKCISKVISNRIKISLDEIVSDNQLAFVPGRRISDNILLTQEIMKNYHLNRGVPRCAFKVDIQKAYDTVDWGFLKKCLVGFGYPHKMVKWIMRCVSTASYSININGDLHDYFPGKRGLRQGDPLSPYLFTLIMEALSLMLIRRASNGDDFRYHPKCEQLKLINLCFADDLFLFAAADLNSVEVIRDALEEFKACSGLTLSLPKSTAFFANVYNVLKEAILNLLPFEEGQLPVRYLGVPLVSSRLMYRDCKILVERVKRKIEDWKNKFLSFAGRVQLIISVLTSMQVYWASVFILPVAIIKDIEKLLRGFLWCQGEMKRGKAKVKWDDLCLPKEEGGLGLKRLKYWNIALITTHIWSILTQKESLWVKWVHAYRIGNYSFWDAPIRPDASWSWRKLLNCRDIIRKHMVYNIGDGAKALAWFDKWNNIGPLTDIISWRDINAAGFYRYARVKDLILDKSWKWPHNWHVKYPVLNSIQVPVISEKCDELQWQHTEGILHQFSVRQAYEAIRPAGSIVPWFEVVWHSNSIPRHSFLLWLLMKQKLKTQDNLKTWEIRQGQVLECPLCFECQDSHSHLFFGCRYSRVVWEYVKQYAHGLRSHDWSKVVDDIAGSNDKNSANTLVAKLLFAAAVYFIWIERNSRLFDSKKRSAKDLFGEIYASVRLKLFSVRFKETRNIKLFKIAWILE; via the exons ATGGGTAAGAAGAAAAAGACACAGGTATCAACGTCTCGGGTGTTACGTAATCGCAACATAGGGGTGGATGAGAACGGAAAGAATACCGAAAGTGAAAGTTCAGATTCATCACCTGAGATTGAATCAAGGAAGGAAGAGCAGATCAATATCGTAAACCCTAAGATCGTCTTAACAGAAGAATATGTTACTAGAAACTTTGATGGGCAAGGGCATGTGGATAACGTAAAGAAAGGAGACAACACTGATAATGTGATCCATACTGTGGTTGAAGAATCGTTGGATGGGAGTATACACTCAGACTATGAGTCTGAATTCCCACGTATACCAGGGGACAGAGGCAAGAACACAGAACCTGATATGGGTGAACAACCAGAGTATGAAGAGAAAACTCCTAGTCCTCCGGGTAAATCTTACCTTAGTGCTGCAGGTGCTTCTAATGCTAAAAAGAAGGTAAACTTTCGTTACATTGAATCTGAAAAACATGATGGTGTGGATGTGGTAATACCAATAGAATCTGTTCTTGAGGCATCAGATAGATATAAACATACTCTTTATGGATATTTTCTCGGGCAGAGATTACCTTTCCCTGTCGTGAAATACTATGTTATGAACACATGgaaaaaatttggtattgaaaaaatgatgatgaatgcTAAGGGATTCTATTTTTTTAAGTTCGAATCTGAGCAAGGTATGTTAGATGTGATGGAAGGAGGCCCTTGGATGATACGTAACAGCCCGATAATCCTTAATACTTGGTCTCCGGATGTTTCGTTGTCTAAAGAAGATCTTACGAGGGCCCCCATTTGGGTGAAATTATTCGATATACCGTTAGCGGCCTACACGGAGGTAGGGTTAAGTGTTATTGCTTCAAAGATTGGCAAGCCAATCATGCTTGATTCCTACACAACTACTATGTGTGTGGAGTCGTGGGGAAGACCTAATTTTGCTAGGGCTATGATTGAGGTTGGGGCCGAGCTTGGACTGAAGGACAGGTTGACGGTGGGAATCCCAAATCGATTGACTAATAACACAACTATAGACGAAATTAGAATCGAATATGAATGGAAACCGCCGAGATGCTCTTGTTGTAAAGTGTTTGGTCATCGAGATGCTCAATGCCCGAAGGCAGTTCCAGTTGACGCAAATactgtggtgaaaataaatgatggATTCATACAAGTAACAAATAAAAACATTGGGAAGAAGAATGGGGCTGCTGGGATTATTTTGAATAATGCTAAATCTAAATTTGTTTATAGGCCCAAGAACAAAAATGGAGCAGACATCAGTAAGCCAAGTACTACCAATGCAGGAAGGAAAAAGGTAACGAATCCTTTTGAAGTTTTGAATAGCTGTAATGAAGAAGATAAAGAAATTAAGTTGCAAACTGAGAAGGACCAGGATCAGATGGAGGTGGAACCAGGAAACGATGAAATGGCAAAGTTTATGGCATCGAAAAAATATTCTGAGGGGGCAAGCACTCCCGGTTTGGACGGTTTTAATG GATTTGTAGTTCGGTATTCCCGAGATGGAACTGGTCTTCAAATAGCAGCGTCTGTAATCGAG CTTATGATTCTTGCGGTCTCTGATCAAGCTATTCACTGTCAAGTACGGTCGATAGAAGATGATCAGAATTTTTTTATATCGTTCATTTATGCGGCTAACCAGTACGCACAGCGAAGACCTCTTTGGAGGGAATTGGAAATGCATAACCGTTTCATCAACGGAAATCCTTGGATTATGATGGGAGACTTCAACGTTTCTCTGACCTTAGAAGACTCTTCCATGGGTAGCTCTAAAATAACCATAGCCATGAGAGAATTTCAAGAATGTGTTGATAAAGTGCATATGGTTGACGTTAATCATTCGGGTTTCCATTACACTTGGAATCAAAGGCCTAACGCGGAAGTGGGGTTGTTGAAGAAAATTGATCGTGTTATGGCTAATGACTCTTTTATTGATAAATTCACTGATGCTTATGTATTGTTTCAGGCTTATCGTACCTCGGACCATTGCCCCGCCATTTTGAAATTTGCACAGAACCACAAGAATAAGCCTAAACCAttcaagtttagtaattacataaccGAGCATAAAAAGTTTAAAGAAACGGTAACCGAAGGCTGGAAGGTGGATTTTCAAGGTCACATGATGTTTCGAATCACAAAACGGCTTCGTCTTTTAAAGAAAGAAGTGAGAAAACTAATGTGGAGCAAGGGAAATTTACATGAAAATGTTATTAATTTAAGGAAAGACCTTGATGAGGTGCAAGCGAAGCTCGATAAAAATCCAGAGAGTCGAGAAGTTAGAAAGCAGGAGAGCATTACTCTCAGAAAATATAATGATGCTATATATGAAGAAGAGTGTTTTCTAAAGCAAAAATCAAAAATTGAATGGTTGCGTGTTGGCGATAGTAACTCAAGGTATTTTCATAATGTGGTTAAAGGGCGGAACCATCGTGGAAAAATCCATGCTATTCAAAATCCAGAAGGGACGATAGTTGAAGGTCGAGAAGTTTGTACAATTATTACACATCATTTCAAAAAGTTCTTGGGCTCGAGGATGACTGGTAGCCCGATTGTGAACCCTTCGACTCTGTTTACAAAAAGAATTGGTACAGATACAGCTGCAAAGATGGTTACTGAGGTGACGACAGAAGAAATCAGGAGGGCTATATTCGATATAAATGACTCAAAATCCCCGGGCCCTGATGGCTACTCTGCGGCGTTTTTTAAACAAGCTTGGGATATTATTGGCGATGATGTGGTTCAAGCTGTGAAAGACTTCTTCCACAATGGTAGACTTTTGAAAGAGATCAACCATACTATTATCAGCTTAATTCCGAAAGTTCAAACCCCCACGAAGGTGACCGAGTTCCGTCCTATATCTTGTTGTAATGTTTTATATAAGTGTATCAGTAAAGTCATTTCCAATAGAATTAAAATTAGCTTGGATGAAATTGTGAGTGATAATCAGTTAGCTTTTGTGCCTGGAAGAAGGATCTCGGATAACATTCTTCTTACCCAGGAAATAATGAAGAATTATCACCTTAATCGAGGTGTTCCGAGATGTGCCTTTAAAGTTGATATTCAAAAGGCGTACGACACGGTAGATTGggggtttttgaagaagtgtttagtAGGCTTCGGTTATCCCCACAAGatggttaaatggattatgagatgtGTTTCTACTGCATCTTATTCTATAAATATTAAtggtgatttgcatgattattttcCGGGAAAGCGCGGGCTGCGTCAAGGGGACCCTTTATCTCCCTATCTCTTTACGTTGATTATGGAGGCGTTATCTTTGATGTTGATCAGAAGAGCTTCAAATGGGGACGACTTCAGATATCATCCGAAGTGTGAGCAACTAAAACTCATTAACCTGTGTTTTGCAGATGATCTTTTTCTTTTTGCTGCTGCGGACTTGAATTCGGTAGAGGTTATCAGAGACGCCCTTGAAGAGTTCAAGGCATGCTCAGGATTGACCCTTAGCCTTCCTAAAAGTACTGCCTTCTTTGCAAATGTTTATAACGTTCTAAAGGAGGCGATTCTTAATTTATTACCGTTTGAAGAAGGGCAACTTCCTGTTAGATACTTGGGTGTTCCTCTAGTTTCTTCTCGCTTGATGTATCGAGATTGCAAAATCCTAGTGGAGAGAGTTAAACGGAAGATTGAAGATTGGAAAAACAAGTTCCTTTCTTTCGCTGGGAGAGTGCAACTTATTATTTCTGTGTTAACATCTATGCAGGTTTATTGGGCTTCTGTTTTCATTTTACCGGTAGCTATCATCAAGGATATTGAAAAGCTTCTTCGCGGCTTCCTTTGGTGCCAAGGCGAAATGAAGAGGGGGAAGGCTAAGGTAAAATGGGATGATCTATGTCTTCCGAAAGAAGAAGGGGGTCTTGGTTTAAAAAGATTAAAGTATTGGAATATTGCTCTCATTACTACTCATATATGGAGTATTCTAACCCAAAAGGAATCCTTGTGGGTTAAATGGGTCCATGCCTATCGCATAGGCAATTACTCTTTTTGGGATGCTCCAATTAGACCGGATGCGAGTTGGAGTTGGAGAAAGCTCTTAAATTGTAGAGATATAATTCGTAAGCACATGGTGTATAATATTGGTGACGGGGCAAAAGCTCTTGCTTGGTTTGATAAGTGGAATAACATTGGCCCATTAACGGATATTATTTCTTGGAGAGACATTAATGCAGCGGGCTTCTATCGTTATGCTCGAGTGAAAGATTTGATTCTGGATAAATCTTGGAAGTGGCCTCATAACTGGCATGTGAAATACCCGGTGCTAAACTCGATTCAGGTTCCTGTTATTTCTGAAAAATGCGATGAGTTACAATGGCAACATACTGAAGGTATACTCCATCAATTTTCTGTGAGACAAGCTTATGAGGCAATTCGTCCAGCTGGTTCCATTGTCCCATGGTTTGAGGTGGTTTGGCATTCCAATAGCATTCCTAGACATTCATTTCTTCTTTGGCTTCTTATGAAACAAAAGCTAAAAACTCAGGACAACCTAAAGACATGGGAAATTAGACAAGGTCAGGTTCTTGAATGCCCCCTTTGTTTCGAATGTCAAGATTCCCATAGCCATCTTTTTTTTGGTTGTCGTTACTCGAGAGTAGTTTGGGAGTATGTCAAACAGTATGCGCATGGACTTAGAAGCCATGACTGGTCCAAGGTAGTCGATGACATTGCGGGTTCTAATGACAAGAATAGTGCAAATACTCTTGTGGCCAAGCTTTTGTTCGCAGCTGCGGTGTATTTTATTTGGATAGAAAGGAACTCCAGATTGTTCGATTCAAAAAAACGATCTGCTAAGGATTTATTTGGGGAGATTTATGCTTCAGTTCGTTTAAAGCTTTTTTCGGTTCGCTTCAAAGAGACTCGCAACATTAAGCTGTTTAAGATCGCTTGGATACTAGAGTGA